Genomic segment of Caproiciproducens sp. NJN-50:
GGAAAGCCGTGGCCCTGACCTGCGTGAAAAACGCCCGGCTGGCGCTCGGCGTGGATATTACGCTGAACCACATTGGCGTGGTGCTGGTGAATCTGGACGGAACCGTTCTGAAAAGCATCCGGGAAAAGATTCCTTACCAGAAAACGATTGAATACGCAAAGACGCTCGGCGCGATTGTGGACCGCTTTGTCGAGCAGTCCCAGGCGGACCCGAGGACGATTCTGGGAATGGGCGTTTCCATCCCCGGAATCCTGTCGACCGACGGGCAGATCCTGCTCGATTCGCACGTTCTGCAGATACAAAATGTAAAATGTGCGAATTTTGTTGAATTCTGCCATTACCCCAGCATTTTCTGCAACGACGCGAACGCCGCCGGCACCGCCGAAATATGGAACAGAAAATCCATCGAAAGCTGCGTCTACCTTTCCCTGAGCAATTCGGTCGGCGGCGCCATCCTTCTGAACAACAAAATCTTTCAGGGTGACAACCAGCGCGGGGGCGAATTCGGGCATATTACCGTCGAGCGCGGCGGGCGGAAATGCTACTGCGGAAAAAGAGGCTGCCTGGACGCCTACTGCAACGCGTCGGTCCTGTCCGATTTGACCAGCGGAGACCTTGCGGGGTTTTTCAGGCTGCTGCGCGAGGGCAACGCCAAAGCCGCGTCGGCATGGGACAATTACCTTGACTATCTCGCGACCGCGGTCAACAACCTGCGCATGTCGTTCGATTGCAGCGTGATTCTCGGCGGCTACGTCGGGGCCTATATGGAGGATTACGTCCTGGATCTGCGAAAGCGTGCGGCCGACCTGAATACGTTCGAAGAGGACGGAAGCTACATCAAAGTTTGCTCTTACCGCACGGAGGCCTCGGCGGTCGGGGCGGCTCTGATGCATATTGCGGCGTTTATCGAACAGATCTGCTAGGTCTGCGGAAACTTCTTCCTGTGACTGAAAATACAGCGTTCCATCGGGAGACATCTGAAACACGAATTCAGGCGTCTCCCCTTTTGTGCGCCGAAACGCGGCGAAGCGCTGTTTATCCCAGCCGTTTCCGGCGGGGGCCGAAGAGCGAATCCGCTCGCGGCGATTTCTGCAACACAATATCTTATATAAATCACAAATTTTTGTATAAAACGTCTTGACAAACCGGTGAAATCAATGTTATTATCAAATTGATCTTTATTAAACTATTTTAATAAACCATTTAATTATCTTGGCTGTTTTCATCCACTTGAAAGGGGAGCACATGTCATGCAAGGTAAAATGAAAGTCGCAGTGATGAACGGAATCGGTAACATGGGGTTTGTCGAGAGGGATATCCCCCGTCTGGCAGACAACGAAGTCCTTGTCAAGCTGGAGTATGTGGGCATCTGCGGCTCGGACCTGCACTACTACGAAAACGGCCGTATCGGTGATTATATCGTAAAACCGCCGTTCGTGCTCGGCCATGAACCCGGCGGCACGGTGGTGGAAACCGGCAAAAACGTCAGGCACCTGAAGATCGGCGACAGAGTCGCGCTGGAGCCGGGCAAGACCTGCGGCCACTGCGAGTTTTGCAAGACGGGCCGGTACAATCTCTGTCCGGACGTCATCTTCTTTGCGACGCCGCCCGTCGACGGGGTTTTTCAGGAATATGTCGCGCACGAGGCGGGCCTCTGCTTTAAGCTGCCGGACAACGTAAGTACTATGGAAGGCGCGCTGATCGAGCCGATGGCGGTCGGATTCCACGCGGCGAACCAGGGCGGCGCGCACGCGGAACAAACGGCCGTCGTAACCGGGGCGGGGTGTATCGGGCTGGTCACCATGATGGCTCTGAAAGCCGAAGGGGTTTCTAAGGTCTATGTGGTCGACATCATGCAGAAGCGGCTGGACAAAGCCCTTGAGCTCGGCGCCGACGGAGTGATAAACGGAATGGAACAAGACGCG
This window contains:
- a CDS encoding NAD(P)-dependent alcohol dehydrogenase — encoded protein: MQGKMKVAVMNGIGNMGFVERDIPRLADNEVLVKLEYVGICGSDLHYYENGRIGDYIVKPPFVLGHEPGGTVVETGKNVRHLKIGDRVALEPGKTCGHCEFCKTGRYNLCPDVIFFATPPVDGVFQEYVAHEAGLCFKLPDNVSTMEGALIEPMAVGFHAANQGGAHAEQTAVVTGAGCIGLVTMMALKAEGVSKVYVVDIMQKRLDKALELGADGVINGMEQDAVKAVLDLTDGNGCDLVIETAGAEKTTQQAVHMTKKGATIVCVGYNATGMVNLPMSLALDKELTIKTVFRYRHIYPMAIEAVAAGKVNLKGVVTNIFNFDDIQNAMDSSVRNKEDIVKAVVKIIK
- a CDS encoding ROK family transcriptional regulator, whose protein sequence is MAQRRTNSARLKKVNGNRIFKLIYQEGVISKPEIAYQLGISLPTVMQNVKSLQDEGLVEESGTLDSTGGRKAVALTCVKNARLALGVDITLNHIGVVLVNLDGTVLKSIREKIPYQKTIEYAKTLGAIVDRFVEQSQADPRTILGMGVSIPGILSTDGQILLDSHVLQIQNVKCANFVEFCHYPSIFCNDANAAGTAEIWNRKSIESCVYLSLSNSVGGAILLNNKIFQGDNQRGGEFGHITVERGGRKCYCGKRGCLDAYCNASVLSDLTSGDLAGFFRLLREGNAKAASAWDNYLDYLATAVNNLRMSFDCSVILGGYVGAYMEDYVLDLRKRAADLNTFEEDGSYIKVCSYRTEASAVGAALMHIAAFIEQIC